Proteins from a genomic interval of Cyanobacterium sp. T60_A2020_053:
- a CDS encoding WD40 repeat domain-containing protein, whose amino-acid sequence MSDDTTMQKQDSRHELRELVNSQLRLLLEQNNKENIMIFKNFTRLQWGEYALNFMLFIMLITNNNLRNYPLLLLIIILVLMVNLINRISLENRTKKRIAAALKIQLNKFTEKVEYFQTEIEKLKRQSALIPPPFSPPSISLSDDEIIASLQRDMNNVNESLGSIINYFKNHDLEGRINTIEQKLLFLSVNYSDIPDTVNQINLPGKATINPEISEYNPQPPPKIAWKCISIIDAHEESITGLAVSNDKQYLFSISWDQQLKIWSIEKGIEIDQISGSQQGLLTVAINQNNYLHRGVATGSLDQDIKIWSLKSKSKSQYELILEQTLTEHNGSIHGLAIAPENNLLISGSYDQTIKIWNLSNGELISSYYDDNGAINALAINDRVGIIASGGGDGTISIWGMKGAGKLCTLVGNLASVESLAISNSGEYVAVGGADGMIKMWYLPPSIFEVFQEVSPTMELKSHHGQVMELIFHPDDQLLYSGGVDGLIKIWYVLTGKELGHLNISDNNRIFSLSLSEDGEILVAGGVNGVVKIWQKSQN is encoded by the coding sequence AATATCATGATTTTTAAAAATTTTACTAGGCTACAATGGGGAGAATATGCCTTAAATTTCATGTTATTTATAATGTTAATTACTAATAATAATTTGCGTAATTATCCCCTACTTTTATTAATTATCATTTTAGTATTAATGGTTAATTTAATTAATCGTATATCTTTAGAAAATCGCACGAAGAAGCGCATCGCTGCCGCCTTAAAAATTCAGTTAAATAAGTTTACCGAAAAAGTCGAATATTTCCAAACGGAAATTGAAAAATTAAAAAGACAATCTGCCCTTATTCCTCCTCCTTTTTCTCCGCCATCCATATCTCTTTCCGATGATGAAATTATTGCTTCTTTACAGCGAGATATGAATAACGTTAATGAATCTTTAGGGAGTATCATCAATTATTTTAAAAACCATGATTTAGAAGGCAGAATTAACACTATTGAGCAAAAGTTATTATTTTTAAGTGTTAATTATTCTGATATTCCTGATACGGTTAATCAAATTAATTTACCAGGAAAAGCGACAATAAATCCAGAAATTAGTGAATATAATCCTCAGCCACCGCCGAAAATTGCTTGGAAATGTATTAGTATTATTGATGCCCATGAAGAATCCATAACAGGTTTAGCTGTTAGTAATGATAAACAATATTTATTTAGTATTTCTTGGGATCAACAATTAAAAATTTGGTCTATAGAAAAAGGTATTGAAATTGATCAAATTTCAGGGTCTCAGCAGGGATTATTAACAGTAGCTATTAATCAAAATAATTATTTACATCGAGGAGTAGCTACAGGAAGTCTTGATCAAGATATAAAAATATGGTCATTAAAAAGTAAGTCAAAATCCCAATATGAGCTAATTTTAGAACAAACTTTAACTGAGCATAATGGCTCAATTCATGGATTAGCCATAGCGCCCGAAAATAACTTATTAATTAGTGGTAGTTATGATCAAACTATCAAAATTTGGAATTTAAGTAATGGTGAACTAATTAGTAGTTATTATGATGATAATGGTGCCATTAATGCTTTAGCTATTAATGATCGAGTGGGCATTATTGCCAGTGGTGGCGGTGATGGCACTATTTCCATTTGGGGGATGAAGGGCGCTGGTAAACTATGTACTTTAGTGGGTAATCTGGCTTCGGTGGAATCTTTGGCTATTAGTAACTCAGGGGAATATGTAGCGGTGGGGGGCGCTGATGGTATGATCAAAATGTGGTATCTTCCCCCTAGTATTTTCGAGGTTTTTCAGGAAGTTTCCCCAACTATGGAGTTAAAAAGCCATCATGGACAAGTAATGGAGTTAATTTTTCATCCCGACGATCAATTACTTTATAGCGGTGGAGTTGATGGATTAATTAAAATTTGGTATGTTTTGACAGGTAAAGAATTAGGTCATCTCAATATCAGTGATAATAATCGTATTTTTTCTTTATCTTTAAGCGAAGATGGAGAGATTTTAGTGGCTGGTGGTGTGAATGGTGTGGTTAAAATTTGGCAAAAAAGTCAAAATTAA